One window from the genome of Polyangiaceae bacterium encodes:
- the mazG gene encoding nucleoside triphosphate pyrophosphohydrolase: MSRGFELPPGVPLAEQRGDMFAVLVAVMRRLLADDGCPWDREQSPESLRDYVLEEACEVIDAIDGGDREELCEELGDLAFQVVFLAELARREGAFGPDDALLGICQKLVRRHPHVFEEAAIDGSDPDARARISRRWEEIKREEKGWRPLLAGVPRSLPALRRANSISTKVAQVGFDWPDAAGSRAKVNEELAELDEALAREDLDEAEAELGDVLFALVNLARHRGVDPERALRRTCDKFQGRFAFVEDTVRNQHGDWPRDERGKPTTGLPLAELDSYWDDAKARERKKD; encoded by the coding sequence ATGTCCCGTGGTTTCGAGCTCCCCCCTGGCGTGCCCCTCGCGGAGCAGCGTGGCGATATGTTCGCTGTGCTGGTGGCCGTGATGCGGCGCCTGTTGGCGGACGATGGCTGTCCCTGGGATCGGGAGCAGTCGCCAGAGTCCCTGCGGGACTACGTGCTTGAAGAGGCGTGTGAGGTCATCGACGCCATTGACGGCGGCGACCGCGAGGAGCTCTGCGAGGAACTCGGCGACCTCGCGTTTCAGGTCGTTTTCCTTGCGGAACTGGCTCGGCGGGAAGGGGCTTTTGGCCCCGACGACGCCCTGCTAGGGATCTGTCAGAAGCTCGTGCGCCGCCATCCCCACGTATTTGAGGAGGCCGCGATCGACGGGTCTGACCCCGACGCCCGGGCTCGCATCTCGCGGCGCTGGGAAGAAATCAAGCGCGAGGAGAAGGGCTGGAGGCCCCTCCTCGCGGGGGTGCCTCGTTCGCTACCCGCTTTGAGGCGCGCGAACTCCATCTCGACGAAGGTTGCTCAGGTGGGCTTCGACTGGCCAGACGCTGCCGGGTCGCGAGCCAAGGTGAACGAAGAGCTCGCAGAGCTCGACGAAGCGCTGGCTCGAGAGGACCTCGATGAAGCGGAAGCCGAGCTGGGGGACGTGCTGTTTGCCTTGGTCAACCTAGCGAGGCATCGCGGGGTCGACCCGGAGCGCGCCCTGCGGCGCACCTGCGATAAGTTTCAGGGGCGCTTCGCGTTCGTAGAGGACACCGTGCGGAATCAGCACGGCGACTGGCCGCGGGACGAGCGTGGCAAACCAACGACTGGCCTGCCCCTCGCTGAGCTCGATAGCTACTGGGACGACGCAAAAGCGCGCGAGCGCAAGAAAGACTGA
- the cysK gene encoding cysteine synthase A, giving the protein MSDRKAFPIHVPEASRRTASGLLVADGALGLVAGTPLVRLGRLHAGAAQVWAKAEFINAGGSVKDRPALSMILAAEREGKLKQGSSIIEATSGNTGISLAMISAVRGYRCVLVMPEDMSLERRYILRAYGAEIVLTAAQDGMAGAVKRSQELMKSTPDAFMPSQFSNPANPMAHARGTALEIIEQLDGDVAAFVAGVGTGGTITGVGAVLKQKVGEQVKLVAVEPAASAVLSGKRPGMHGIQGLGAGFVPEILERELIDEVIGVTDVTAERMVRRLAREEGLLVGPSSGANVAAAIEVASKLESGNVVTVLCDSGERYLF; this is encoded by the coding sequence ATGAGCGATCGAAAAGCATTTCCGATTCACGTCCCTGAGGCCTCTCGGCGTACGGCCAGCGGGTTGCTCGTCGCTGACGGCGCGCTTGGCTTGGTCGCGGGCACTCCGCTGGTGCGCCTGGGGCGCCTACACGCCGGTGCAGCCCAGGTCTGGGCGAAGGCGGAGTTCATCAACGCCGGCGGCAGCGTCAAGGATCGTCCGGCGCTGTCTATGATCCTCGCGGCAGAGCGTGAAGGGAAGCTGAAGCAGGGCTCGAGCATCATCGAGGCGACCAGCGGCAACACGGGGATCAGTCTCGCGATGATCTCTGCGGTGCGTGGTTATCGCTGCGTGTTGGTGATGCCCGAGGACATGAGCCTGGAGCGCCGCTACATCCTGCGCGCGTATGGTGCGGAAATCGTGCTGACCGCCGCGCAGGACGGCATGGCCGGTGCGGTGAAGCGCTCCCAGGAGCTGATGAAGTCGACTCCCGACGCGTTCATGCCCAGTCAGTTCTCGAACCCGGCGAATCCCATGGCTCACGCACGGGGCACGGCGCTTGAAATTATCGAGCAGCTCGATGGAGACGTGGCTGCGTTCGTGGCTGGAGTCGGCACCGGAGGAACCATCACCGGGGTCGGTGCCGTGTTGAAACAGAAGGTCGGCGAGCAGGTGAAGCTTGTCGCAGTGGAGCCGGCCGCGAGTGCCGTGCTGAGTGGCAAGCGCCCCGGGATGCACGGTATCCAGGGCTTGGGCGCTGGCTTCGTGCCGGAGATCCTCGAGCGCGAACTGATCGACGAGGTGATCGGCGTCACCGACGTGACCGCTGAGAGGATGGTGCGTCGCTTGGCTCGCGAAGAAGGCTTGCTCGTCGGGCCCTCATCAGGGGCCAACGTCGCCGCGGCGATCGAGGTCGCGAGTAAGCTGGAAAGTGGGAACGTGGTCACCGTGCTCTGCGACTCGGGGGAGCGCTACCTGTTCTGA